The following coding sequences are from one Venturia canescens isolate UGA chromosome 5, ASM1945775v1, whole genome shotgun sequence window:
- the LOC122411366 gene encoding putative uncharacterized protein DDB_G0283431 has product MVVQASTSSDEIEERRRPSQLSLQTQLENLKKIMKEHTDDLGETQTGQNNNGTENNNGTENDNNGTENNNGTDDTNNNNDGTEYNNDGTDADNLGGTGHDNNGTEDRNDSENETERDRDVDNERGHRQPAAESVDK; this is encoded by the coding sequence ATGGTGGTGCAGGCCTCAACATCTTCCGATGAAATCGAGGAGAGAAGGAGGCCATCGCAGCTGAGTCTTCAGACTCAGCtagaaaacttaaaaaaaataatgaaagaacACACAGACGATTTGGGAGAGACACAAACGGGACAAAATAACAATGGGACAGAAAATAACAACGGGACAGAAAATGACAACAACGGGACAGAAAATAACAACGGGACAGACGATACAAATAACAATAACGACGGGACAGAATACAATAATGACGGAACAGACGCTGACAATTTGGGCGGAACAGGACATGACAACAACGGGACAGAAGACCGAAATGACTCTGAAAACGAGACAGAACGAGACCGTGACGTTGACAATGAAAGGGGACACAGGCAACCAGCGGCGGAATCCGtcgacaaataa
- the LOC122411129 gene encoding uncharacterized protein, translated as MLAYLALVMIAALAHPVFSMVGYDCGSSAMNITTVSLLTVGECNIPSPEVEVHEQYIELLQLNEFAETEVLQCKIEIFRVIFYCGMSSHIATVDNAQLEYIEMVSRDACKDMHKFGKAMIGQTIITGIQPNRTTRTSITFAGSVKNDGTCYGASYADPYGSWNNVVVQGTVKISLRNYMAQVSLESNQIYLRSGTVCALLETNCQDADGGNTFWDSRPRDNCKFDRYGILFDGIAKKIRDVDSDVSRSLYSVTTTDVTFALTSRETHNICGYEVVSTEHPKLFIFETTPGTSFAVHGKVSVANLDIFAYVNSKFLYVERHIRQQMKSLYHDVLKRQCDRERQILQNSLAIASQAPDEFAFRLMKGPGYMALVAGEVVHIVKCIPVEVTLLRLEECYNQLPVARGNETFFLTPRTHILSHKGTQTTCNRLLPPYYLFGDAWYKFTPIPEAALPPEIMRPTTKQTWKYTNPASLAASGIYTKEDTDNLRQRIMFPLEKPVVIDNIVRGINGESTVNQGERFVNLLDENSIKHIAESAWKHTWGRFVQFGTASAGFIGILLIFRAIKLIVDTIVHGYALHTVYGWSIYLLGAVWSSITNLLIHLGRQPKEDVSDDVERGMDLEKYQSSPTPRINKCPLHQSNNSTHK; from the coding sequence aTGTTGGCCTATCTCGCGCTGGTGATGATCGCAGCTCTCGCCCATCCCGTTTTTTCCATGGTGGGATACGATTGCGGATCGAGCGCAATGAATATTACAACTGTATCGTTGTTGACCGTCGGAGAATGCAACATACCAAGTCCAGAAGTGGAAGTCCATGAACAATATATTGAATTATTGCAACTCAACGAATTCGCGGAAACGGAAGTGTTGCAAtgcaaaatcgaaatttttcgcgttatattttattgtgGTATGTCTTCTCATATTGCAACCGTGGATAACGCGCAATTGGAATATATCGAAATGGTGAGCCGTGATGCATGCAAGGACATGCACAAATTCGGAAAAGCAATGATAGGGCAAACGATTATAACCGGAATACAACCCAATCGAACAACGAGGACTAGTATAACTTTTGCTGGCTCCGTGAAAAACGACGGGACATGCTATGGGGCATCGTATGCTGACCCTTATGGATCTTGGAATAACGTGGTTGTACAGGGTACCGTAAAAATCTCCTTGCGAAACTATATGGCTCAAGTTAGTTTGGAATCGAACCAAATCTATTTACGCTCCGGAACTGTATGCGCGCTGCTCGAAACAAATTGCCAGGATGCTGACGGTGGAAACACTTTTTGGGATTCGCGACCGCGCGACAATTGTAAATTTGATCGCTATGGAATTCTCTTCGATGGCATTGCGAAAAAGATAAGAGATGTTGATTCGGACGTATCGCGTAGTCTTTACTCCGTAACAACAACGGATGTAACTTTTGCATTGACGAGTAGAGAAACTCATAATATCTGCGGTTATGAAGTTGTTAGTACCGAACATCCTAAGCTGTTTATATTTGAAACGACACCGGGAACCTCGTTTGCTGTTCATGGAAAAGTTTCGGTAGCTAACTTGGACATATTTGCGTACgtcaattcgaaatttttatacgtAGAAAGACATATCAGGCAACAAATGAAGTCACTATACCATGATGTTTTGAAACGACAATGCGACAGAGAAAGGCAGATTTTACAAAATAGTTTAGCTATCGCGAGTCAAGCTCCAGACGAGTTTGCATTTAGACTGATGAAAGGACCAGGCTATATGGCGCTTGTGGCTGGCGAAGTTGTGCATATTGTTAAGTGCATTCCCGTAGAAGTAACTTTATTGCGCCTTGAAGAATGCTATAATCAATTACCAGTTGCACGTGgaaacgaaactttttttcttacccCACGTACACATATCTTGTCGCATAAAGGAACTCAGACAACGTGCAACCGATTACTGCCACCCTATTATCTTTTCGGAGATGCATGGTATAAATTTACACCGATTCCGGAAGCAGCTTTGCCACCTGAAATTATGAGGCCAACCACGAAACAAACATGGAAATATACAAATCCGGCATCACTCGCGGCCAGTGGAATATACACGAAAGAGGATACCGATAATTTACGCCAACGCATAATGTTTCCCCTCGAGAAACCGGTAGTGATCGATAACATTGTCCGAGGTATCAACGGCGAATCAACCGTAAACCAAGGCGAACGGTTTGTCAATCTTTTGgacgaaaattcgataaaacatATTGCGGAATCAGCATGGAAGCACACGTGGGGGCGGTTTGTCCAATTCGGCACCGCTAGTGCCGGATTCATTGGAATTCTACTCATTTTTCGAGCGATTAAGCTTATCGTGGATACCATCGTACATGGATACGCTTTGCATACAGTATACGGGTGGTCAATTTATCTACTCGGAGCTGTATGGAGTTCGATAACGAATTTGTTAATTCATCTCGGTCGGCAACCCAAGGAAGACGTGTCAGATGACGTCGAACGTGGAATGGACCTGGAGAAATACCAAAGTTCTCCAACACCGAGAATAAACAAGTGCCCACTACATCAATCGAACAATTCTACTCATAAGTAG
- the LOC122411130 gene encoding uncharacterized protein: MASLASIRDFVEEQEASDYPEKPACLPLKKIRDLEMFENLTAKEHRDVVTYLSHLGGSDANVCASLMLKEAMHERLAPKVNYHGRHQGTFALEQTKFVKVLYKAMGKTLRRPSIPLTEFSAAVTSALRAAKQRRRNKKNRRQNPVLPAMDLDNPG; encoded by the exons ATGGCAAGTTTGGCTTCCATCCGCGACTTCGTCGAGGAGCAGGAGGCTTCCGACTATCCTGAAAAGCCTGCCTGTCTCCCCCTCAAAAAAATACGAGACTTGGagatgtttgaaaatttgactgcGAAGGAGCATCGCGATGTC GTCACCTACCTTAGTCACCTAGGGGGTTCGGATGCCAATGTCTGTGCGAGCCTCATGCTTAAGGAGGCGATGCACGAGAGATTGGCTCCGAAGGTGAACTACCATGGTAGGCACCAGGGGACGTTTGCTTTAGAGCAAACCAAATTTGTCAAGGTCCTTTACA AGGCAATGGGTAAGACACTTCGACGTCCATCGATTCCGTTAACGGAATTTTCAGCGGCGGTTACATCTGCACTCCGTGCGGCAAAACAGCGCCGCCGGAATAAGAAGAATCGCCGCCAAAATCCCGTCTTACCAGCCATGGACCTTGACAACCCTGGTTAA